From one Desulfovibrio litoralis DSM 11393 genomic stretch:
- the hemC gene encoding hydroxymethylbilane synthase — translation MQKLTIATRGSKLALWQANHIKSCLENKYAGLLVELLVLKTQGDIIQDVPLAKIGGKGLFVKEIEEALLDGRADIAVHSMKDVPMELPEGLILGLIPKREEPSDVLLSVNYDSLNALPQKAKVGTSSLRRQAQLLALRPDLEIISLRGNVDTRLRKLIEGQFDAIVMASAGLNRLGLAAPKSFKLVPPDFLPAAGQGALGIEYAESRKDIAELLSFLEDRPTRICVEAERGFLAGLEGGCQVPIAAFAKMTNQDEFILEGLVADIYGKTFVRNSLKGDASGNASGDASGNASGARQTGFKLAQMLKDAGADKILAELYCK, via the coding sequence ATGCAAAAACTGACTATCGCCACACGTGGCAGTAAGCTGGCTTTATGGCAGGCTAATCACATTAAAAGCTGTTTAGAAAATAAATATGCGGGGCTTTTGGTTGAGCTTTTGGTTCTAAAAACTCAGGGCGATATTATTCAAGATGTGCCTCTCGCAAAAATCGGCGGTAAAGGTCTTTTTGTTAAAGAGATTGAAGAAGCCCTGCTTGACGGGCGAGCTGATATTGCCGTTCATTCTATGAAAGATGTGCCTATGGAACTTCCCGAAGGGCTTATCTTGGGTTTAATTCCAAAACGAGAAGAACCAAGCGATGTGCTTTTATCCGTCAATTATGATAGTTTAAACGCATTACCTCAAAAAGCTAAAGTCGGAACAAGCAGTTTAAGAAGACAAGCGCAACTTTTGGCTTTAAGACCCGATTTAGAAATTATTTCTTTGCGTGGTAATGTGGATACACGTTTAAGAAAACTTATAGAAGGGCAGTTTGACGCTATTGTCATGGCGAGTGCCGGTTTAAACCGTCTTGGTTTAGCCGCTCCCAAGTCTTTTAAGCTTGTGCCGCCTGATTTTCTACCTGCCGCCGGTCAAGGTGCTTTAGGTATTGAATATGCAGAAAGTCGTAAAGATATAGCCGAGTTATTAAGCTTTTTAGAAGATCGCCCCACGAGAATTTGTGTAGAAGCCGAACGTGGTTTTTTAGCAGGATTAGAAGGCGGTTGCCAAGTGCCGATTGCGGCTTTTGCAAAGATGACTAATCAAGATGAATTTATTCTTGAAGGTTTAGTTGCTGATATATATGGAAAAACTTTTGTGCGTAATAGCCTAAAGGGTGATGCGTCTGGTAACGCTTCTGGTGATGCTTCTGGTAACGCTTCTGGTGCCAGACAAACAGGCTTTAAATTGGCACAAATGCTTAAAGATGCCGGAGCAGACAAGATTTTGGCAGAATTGTATTGTAAATAA
- a CDS encoding bacteriohemerythrin, with amino-acid sequence MFCVFKNTSLESQKLVQIANACGINTPKETDDIHQVIINTINEQSNQLLQERKKLEQSGEQLDQLQTQLQDAQKSQESLLVSQAHFHTILQRVCNVSTELTQQIYRMAITTSNIVQGVEKQRDHLQNTSKTMQSIASGADSLSESVHSASMGATQSRNTADIGIQGIHSAVKSISSVQQATTNLKTTMNELEALSTNIGQIMDVISEVADQTNLLALNAAIEAARAGEAGRGFAVVADEVRKLAEKTMTATQQIHQTLYSIQSATATSTKTVDQALVLTNDSSELVFNANKAMDQVVDGIKLTAESLQTIADVSGVQTEDCINASQSLLSISNNSKDNAKQMEACAIKFVALSDSLEELDILSNSMLSGDINNIEHNKKLIQWEPSYEMGIPLLDAQHKLLCSCINTLYRTLNSNGGQKTLISIILSLKEYASSHFNLEEILFEHSAYPDVKKHKEIHRTFEAQVLEVERKLVNGELEIGYDLLDFLKNWLLTHIIKTDHEYAPYIKKLHQA; translated from the coding sequence GTGTTTTGTGTATTTAAAAATACAAGCCTAGAGAGCCAAAAACTCGTACAAATAGCTAATGCATGCGGTATTAATACGCCCAAAGAGACTGATGACATACACCAAGTCATCATAAATACAATAAATGAACAAAGCAATCAGTTATTACAAGAAAGAAAAAAGCTAGAACAAAGCGGAGAACAACTCGACCAGCTACAAACACAACTCCAAGACGCACAAAAAAGCCAAGAATCACTTCTTGTTTCACAAGCTCATTTTCATACTATTTTACAGCGAGTATGTAATGTTTCTACTGAACTTACCCAACAAATATACCGAATGGCAATTACTACTTCCAACATTGTTCAAGGAGTAGAAAAACAACGAGACCACCTTCAAAACACTTCAAAGACAATGCAAAGTATTGCATCAGGTGCGGACTCTTTGTCTGAGAGTGTCCATAGTGCTTCTATGGGAGCTACACAATCACGCAATACGGCGGATATTGGCATTCAAGGTATACATAGCGCAGTAAAATCAATTTCTTCGGTACAACAAGCCACAACAAATTTAAAAACAACAATGAATGAACTAGAAGCCTTATCGACCAATATAGGGCAAATAATGGACGTTATTTCTGAGGTTGCAGATCAAACAAACCTATTAGCCCTAAACGCAGCGATTGAAGCCGCTCGTGCCGGAGAAGCGGGGCGTGGCTTTGCTGTTGTTGCCGACGAAGTACGCAAACTAGCCGAAAAAACCATGACCGCAACGCAACAAATCCATCAAACACTCTACAGCATTCAATCCGCTACCGCCACAAGCACTAAAACCGTAGACCAAGCTCTTGTGCTGACCAATGACAGCTCTGAATTAGTATTCAATGCCAATAAGGCAATGGATCAGGTAGTTGACGGCATTAAGCTAACAGCGGAATCTCTTCAGACCATTGCTGATGTTTCCGGCGTACAAACAGAAGATTGCATCAATGCCTCGCAGTCTTTGCTCAGTATTAGCAATAATAGTAAAGACAATGCTAAACAAATGGAGGCTTGTGCCATTAAGTTTGTGGCACTATCAGACTCTCTGGAAGAATTAGACATACTGTCAAACTCCATGCTTTCTGGCGATATAAACAACATTGAACATAATAAAAAACTTATTCAATGGGAACCGTCATATGAAATGGGTATCCCACTGCTTGATGCACAACACAAGCTGTTGTGTTCTTGTATTAATACGCTATACCGTACGCTTAACAGTAATGGCGGACAAAAAACTTTGATTAGCATTATTTTGTCTCTTAAAGAATATGCAAGCAGTCATTTTAATCTAGAAGAAATATTATTTGAACATAGCGCATATCCTGATGTCAAAAAACATAAAGAGATACATCGTACTTTTGAAGCACAAGTGTTAGAAGTCGAAAGAAAACTGGTGAATGGCGAGTTGGAAATAGGCTATGACTTACTAGATTTCTTGAAAAACTGGCTGTTAACACATATTATAAAAACAGATCACGAGTATGCACCATATATAAAAAAGCTACACCAAGCATAA
- a CDS encoding YeiH family protein, with protein sequence MKKSSDVVIDKAKSSWTDLWTKEDYWAIWLGSVILIVAFFAFASSSTQEELNEKIAPYQAILKAEGEKPFKSIAWFAAQEKKNTFTASKNELGKLFKHYLTTPHGWTSNIVDSFLMSEEAIAAKNIANQEKYTKAQAKTAQTLEVAKQAEAVATAAEFKDVNLNRVAGETALVWNKAVQAETKAKTAASTKPFNLFFSLSVLGIILAGFFSVGMFFMGKPVPKFIVGFLFIFVIAVLAQSIGNQSQMKYYGIGGEAWAIIIGMVIANTVGTPKFVKPALEVEYYIKTGLVLLGAEVLMSKILAIGIPGIFVAWVVTPIVLVCTYIFGQKVLKMESKTLNIVISADMSVCGTSAAIATAAACRAKKEELTLSIGLSLLFTAIMMIVMPMFIKAMGMPQVLGGAWIGGTVDSTGAVTAAGAFLGDTAMAVAATIKMIQNVLIGVTAFCVAIYWATKVDRVEGQKVSPMEIWHRFPKFVLGFLAASIIFSALSAELGKDLAKAVVDEGVIKGLSSPLRGWFFVIAFTTIGLATNFRELAKYFKGAKPIILYVCGQSFNLCLTLLMAWIMFYKVFPEITATL encoded by the coding sequence ATGAAAAAAAGCAGCGATGTCGTTATTGATAAAGCAAAATCAAGCTGGACAGACTTGTGGACAAAAGAAGATTACTGGGCTATTTGGTTAGGCTCGGTTATTTTGATAGTAGCATTCTTTGCGTTTGCTTCATCTTCGACACAAGAAGAGCTAAACGAGAAAATAGCCCCGTATCAAGCTATTTTAAAAGCAGAAGGTGAAAAGCCTTTTAAAAGCATAGCTTGGTTTGCGGCACAAGAGAAAAAAAACACCTTTACTGCCAGTAAAAATGAATTAGGTAAATTGTTTAAACATTATCTTACAACTCCCCACGGTTGGACAAGCAATATCGTTGATTCTTTTTTGATGTCTGAAGAAGCGATCGCTGCAAAAAATATTGCCAATCAGGAAAAGTATACAAAAGCACAAGCTAAAACTGCACAAACTCTTGAGGTTGCAAAACAAGCCGAAGCTGTTGCCACCGCCGCCGAATTTAAAGATGTCAATCTGAACAGGGTTGCCGGAGAGACCGCTCTTGTTTGGAACAAGGCTGTACAAGCGGAAACTAAAGCAAAAACCGCCGCTAGCACAAAACCGTTTAATTTGTTTTTCTCGCTCTCTGTTTTAGGGATAATCTTAGCCGGATTTTTCTCGGTCGGTATGTTCTTTATGGGCAAGCCCGTTCCTAAATTTATTGTGGGATTTTTGTTTATCTTTGTTATTGCCGTACTTGCTCAAAGTATAGGTAATCAATCTCAGATGAAATATTATGGAATCGGTGGTGAAGCTTGGGCGATTATAATAGGAATGGTGATTGCCAACACTGTCGGAACTCCAAAATTTGTTAAACCTGCTCTTGAAGTTGAATATTATATTAAAACCGGTTTGGTTTTACTTGGTGCTGAAGTATTAATGAGTAAAATTTTGGCAATCGGTATTCCGGGTATTTTTGTTGCTTGGGTCGTAACGCCTATAGTTTTAGTTTGTACTTATATTTTTGGACAAAAAGTTTTAAAAATGGAGTCTAAAACTCTTAATATCGTAATTTCGGCTGATATGTCTGTTTGCGGAACTTCGGCCGCTATTGCTACCGCCGCCGCTTGTCGTGCTAAAAAAGAAGAGTTAACTTTATCAATAGGTCTTTCTCTGCTTTTTACAGCGATTATGATGATTGTTATGCCTATGTTTATTAAAGCAATGGGTATGCCCCAAGTTCTTGGTGGTGCATGGATTGGCGGAACAGTTGACTCAACAGGAGCCGTTACCGCCGCCGGAGCTTTTTTAGGTGATACAGCAATGGCAGTAGCCGCCACGATTAAAATGATCCAAAACGTTTTAATTGGTGTAACGGCATTTTGTGTGGCAATTTATTGGGCAACAAAAGTAGACCGTGTTGAAGGACAAAAAGTTAGCCCTATGGAAATTTGGCACCGCTTTCCTAAGTTTGTTTTAGGATTTTTGGCTGCTTCTATTATCTTTTCAGCCCTCAGCGCCGAACTTGGAAAAGATCTTGCCAAGGCAGTTGTTGACGAGGGTGTTATTAAAGGTCTTTCCAGTCCGCTTCGTGGTTGGTTCTTTGTTATAGCCTTTACAACTATCGGTTTGGCGACTAACTTCCGTGAACTGGCAAAATATTTTAAAGGTGCTAAGCCTATTATTCTTTACGTTTGTGGACAAAGCTTTAACCTTTGTCTTACCCTGTTAATGGCTTGGATTATGTTTTATAAAGTGTTTCCTGAAATCACAGCCACATTATAA
- a CDS encoding mannose-1-phosphate guanylyltransferase/mannose-6-phosphate isomerase yields the protein MSIICPVILCGGSGTRLWPLSRELYPKQFMELGTDTLFARTLKRVKALGDQLGTFFIVCNAEHRFFVAGIMQELDIKGAIILEPEAKNTAPAIALAALAAKDAYKNNAVEPLLLILPSDHDIEPIEHFLQAVQSACLGAEADKIMTFGITPTRPETGFGYIKHNKILTLENNDTSNQSTQLPIYTVEKFVEKPQLTKAEEFLKSGAYTWNSGMFLVKPSVYLTELEKYSPQIKTCCQQAWSKHTQDTDFIRIDKELFSQTPAQSIDYAIMEHTKLACVLPIALKWSDLGSWQSFYETSPHDDNKNAIIGDVVIDNVTGCYLHSSQRLIAASGIKDLAVIDTADAVLVIDLKQSQEVKTLYNKLKAAKRNEIFAHTKVYRPWGHYSVLAVAERFQVKSIVVNPQACLSLQLHHHRAEHWVVVRGTAKIILDDKELLLCENQSTYIPVGVKHSLQNPGMIPLEIIEIQSGAYLGEDDIVRFEDIYGRNK from the coding sequence ATGTCAATAATATGCCCGGTGATTTTATGCGGTGGTAGTGGAACAAGACTTTGGCCTCTTTCACGAGAATTATATCCTAAACAGTTTATGGAGCTTGGCACAGATACACTTTTTGCACGAACTTTAAAGCGAGTTAAAGCCTTAGGCGATCAGCTCGGCACTTTTTTTATTGTCTGTAATGCCGAACATCGCTTTTTTGTGGCCGGTATAATGCAAGAGCTGGATATAAAAGGCGCAATCATTCTTGAACCGGAAGCTAAAAATACAGCCCCTGCGATTGCCCTCGCCGCTTTAGCCGCCAAAGATGCTTATAAAAACAATGCGGTAGAACCCTTATTGCTTATCCTGCCTTCTGATCATGATATAGAGCCGATAGAGCATTTTTTACAAGCCGTACAAAGTGCTTGTTTAGGGGCTGAAGCTGACAAAATTATGACTTTTGGAATTACCCCGACTCGCCCTGAAACAGGTTTTGGCTACATTAAACACAATAAAATATTAACTTTAGAAAACAACGACACAAGTAATCAATCAACACAACTCCCGATATATACTGTTGAAAAATTTGTAGAAAAACCTCAGTTAACAAAAGCGGAAGAGTTTTTAAAATCAGGTGCTTATACTTGGAACAGCGGTATGTTTTTAGTTAAACCCTCTGTTTACCTCACTGAATTAGAAAAATATTCGCCACAAATTAAAACCTGCTGTCAACAAGCTTGGTCAAAACATACACAAGACACTGATTTTATCAGAATAGATAAAGAACTGTTTAGCCAAACTCCTGCTCAATCAATAGATTATGCCATTATGGAACACACCAAACTCGCCTGCGTTTTACCTATCGCTCTTAAATGGAGCGACCTTGGGTCGTGGCAATCTTTTTATGAAACCAGCCCGCATGACGACAATAAAAATGCCATTATTGGCGATGTTGTGATTGATAATGTTACAGGTTGTTACCTGCACTCAAGCCAACGCCTAATCGCCGCTTCGGGCATTAAAGATTTAGCCGTTATTGATACGGCTGACGCTGTTTTAGTGATTGATTTAAAACAATCTCAAGAAGTGAAGACCCTTTATAACAAATTAAAAGCCGCTAAACGCAACGAAATTTTTGCTCATACAAAAGTCTACAGACCTTGGGGGCATTATTCCGTTTTGGCTGTTGCCGAGCGTTTTCAGGTGAAGTCAATAGTCGTGAACCCTCAAGCGTGCCTTTCTTTACAGTTACATCACCACAGAGCGGAACACTGGGTAGTCGTAAGAGGCACGGCAAAAATTATCCTTGACGATAAAGAACTTTTACTTTGTGAAAATCAATCGACATATATCCCCGTTGGAGTCAAACACTCCCTGCAAAACCCCGGTATGATTCCTTTAGAAATTATCGAAATTCAAAGCGGAGCTTACCTCGGAGAAGATGATATTGTGCGTTTTGAAGACATTTACGGGCGAAATAAATAA
- a CDS encoding phosphomannomutase, producing MDCFKAYDIRGKIDSEITPNFAKQLGNAFSREFNLKNCCIGHDIRLSSPELAAAFSEGLQDAGTNVFDLGVCGSEEIYFATSLFNSDKYPSFDGGVIITASHNPPEYNGFKFVRGGAIPVSKDSGLLNIKEKILNQTYTTAEPNLKGKYTKINLRTSYINYLLSLIDLKSIKKLKILADPGNGCAGEVVKLLAKHLPCEFIFINEKPDGTFPNGVPNPLLPENRALTAKAVKESGADLGLAWDGDFDRCFFYTAKGDFVEGYYIVGLLAQTLLQKAQNKNSSATPEKILYDTRLTWNTIDMVKESGGISIEGRTGHAFMKDQMRRENAIYGGEMSAHHYFRAFSFCDSGMLPWLYLLELMSKTAKSLEELVEERVAAYPCSGEINRKVDNAQAIMTKIQARFEAQALKTSFIDGLSMEFKDWRFNLRCSNTEPLLRLNVESRADYALMQKRTKELLALIDV from the coding sequence ATGGATTGCTTCAAAGCCTATGATATTCGTGGAAAAATCGACAGCGAGATTACGCCAAACTTTGCAAAACAATTGGGCAATGCTTTTAGTCGTGAATTTAATCTAAAAAACTGTTGTATCGGGCATGATATTCGCTTATCAAGCCCTGAATTAGCGGCGGCCTTTAGTGAAGGCTTACAAGATGCGGGTACAAACGTTTTTGATTTGGGCGTTTGTGGGAGCGAAGAAATATATTTTGCCACCTCTTTATTTAATTCCGATAAATATCCGAGCTTTGACGGCGGTGTTATTATTACTGCGAGTCATAACCCGCCTGAATATAATGGCTTTAAGTTCGTTAGGGGCGGTGCAATTCCCGTGAGTAAAGATTCAGGATTGTTAAATATAAAAGAGAAAATACTGAATCAAACATACACAACAGCAGAGCCGAATTTAAAAGGCAAATATACCAAAATAAACCTGAGAACTAGCTATATTAACTATCTTTTAAGTTTAATTGACCTTAAAAGCATAAAAAAACTAAAAATTTTAGCAGACCCGGGAAATGGCTGTGCGGGCGAAGTTGTAAAACTTTTAGCCAAGCACCTGCCTTGTGAATTTATTTTTATAAACGAAAAACCTGACGGCACGTTCCCAAATGGTGTTCCGAACCCATTATTGCCAGAAAATCGTGCCTTAACTGCCAAGGCTGTTAAAGAATCAGGAGCTGACCTTGGGCTGGCTTGGGACGGAGATTTTGACCGTTGTTTTTTTTACACGGCAAAAGGTGATTTTGTAGAAGGATATTATATAGTTGGTTTATTGGCTCAAACTTTATTACAAAAAGCACAAAACAAAAACTCGTCGGCTACACCTGAAAAAATACTTTATGATACTCGTTTAACTTGGAATACCATTGACATGGTTAAAGAGTCAGGTGGCATTAGTATCGAAGGGCGTACAGGTCACGCTTTTATGAAGGATCAAATGCGACGTGAAAACGCTATTTATGGCGGAGAAATGAGCGCTCATCATTATTTTAGGGCGTTTTCTTTTTGCGATAGTGGTATGCTCCCTTGGTTGTATTTGTTAGAACTCATGAGTAAAACAGCTAAAAGCTTGGAAGAATTAGTAGAAGAACGTGTTGCGGCTTATCCTTGTAGTGGCGAAATCAACAGAAAAGTTGATAATGCTCAAGCGATTATGACTAAAATTCAAGCTCGCTTTGAAGCTCAAGCCTTAAAAACAAGTTTTATAGACGGACTTTCAATGGAATTTAAAGACTGGCGTTTTAATCTGCGTTGTTCTAATACAGAACCCTTATTGCGTTTAAACGTAGAAAGCAGAGCCGATTATGCGTTAATGCAAAAACGCACAAAAGAACTCTTAGCCCTGATAGATGTTTAA
- a CDS encoding isocitrate/isopropylmalate dehydrogenase family protein, which yields MKQYNIAYLPGDGIGPEVSAEAHKVLAKVSSDYGFSLKWVEFPYGATHYLKTGELLSQSALTEMADCSAMMLGAVGDPKVKPGVLEQGILLALRFHFDQYINLRPAVSFPNVPLPIALPKGEQINCVVVRENTEDFYMGIGGRGRKNFQVPLHAKRALYDFNATLDVKLDQDIEMAIQLGAISRPGIERVTRFGCELAKKRGEKNVALVSKSNAVPHIYGFLDEVTKEVVAKEYPDLTLSVVNVDALCYHLARKPQGWGVMICPNLFGDIVSDLLAGLAGGLGVAAAGNIGDGLSMFEPIHGSAPDIAGTGKANPIAAILSAAMMLQHVGEDKAAAVIEDAVKAYLADAKLPQMPIEFGGSASCSNVGDMVLARIK from the coding sequence ATGAAACAGTATAATATTGCTTATTTGCCGGGTGATGGTATCGGGCCTGAGGTTAGTGCTGAAGCACACAAAGTTTTGGCAAAGGTATCTTCTGATTACGGATTTAGTTTAAAATGGGTTGAGTTTCCTTATGGTGCTACTCACTATTTAAAAACAGGCGAATTGTTGAGTCAGAGTGCTTTAACCGAAATGGCTGATTGTTCGGCTATGATGCTTGGTGCTGTTGGCGACCCAAAAGTAAAGCCAGGCGTTTTGGAACAAGGAATTTTACTTGCCCTGCGTTTTCATTTTGACCAATATATTAACTTACGCCCGGCTGTTTCTTTCCCTAACGTTCCGCTACCAATTGCCTTGCCAAAGGGTGAGCAAATTAATTGTGTGGTTGTACGTGAAAACACTGAAGATTTTTATATGGGTATAGGCGGACGAGGACGTAAAAACTTCCAAGTGCCTTTACATGCAAAACGTGCTTTGTATGATTTTAATGCGACTCTTGATGTAAAACTTGATCAAGATATTGAAATGGCTATTCAGCTTGGTGCTATTTCTCGCCCGGGTATTGAAAGAGTAACTCGTTTTGGTTGTGAACTAGCTAAAAAACGTGGCGAAAAAAATGTTGCTTTAGTAAGCAAAAGTAACGCTGTCCCTCATATTTACGGATTTTTAGACGAAGTTACCAAAGAAGTAGTCGCTAAAGAATACCCTGATTTAACTTTAAGCGTTGTTAACGTTGATGCTCTTTGTTACCACTTGGCTCGCAAGCCACAAGGCTGGGGCGTTATGATTTGTCCTAACTTATTTGGAGATATCGTTAGCGACTTGCTTGCCGGTTTGGCTGGCGGTCTTGGCGTTGCTGCCGCAGGTAATATCGGTGACGGTTTATCTATGTTTGAACCAATTCACGGTTCTGCTCCTGATATCGCAGGCACTGGCAAAGCAAACCCAATCGCAGCGATACTTTCAGCCGCAATGATGCTTCAACATGTTGGCGAAGACAAAGCCGCCGCTGTGATTGAAGATGCTGTTAAAGCTTATCTTGCTGATGCTAAACTTCCGCAAATGCCTATTGAATTTGGTGGTTCAGCAAGTTGCAGTAATGTTGGTGATATGGTTTTAGCTCGCATTAAATAA
- the cysS gene encoding cysteine--tRNA ligase — MQIYNSMTRKKETFVPVREGKVSMYACGITAYDLCHIGHARSAIVFDVLARYLRHLKYDLTFVRNFTDVDDKIINRANELGVDSKEIAEKYMHTFHEDMDRLKVQRADIEPKATENINEMIKINEKLIADGNAYATASGDVYFRVRKFAEYGKLSGRSVDDLRSGARVQPGEEKEDPLDFALWKAAKPGEPYWDSPWGKGRPGWHIECSAMSERYLPLPLDIHGGGQDLIFPHHENEIAQTEACFGKNFCNYWVHNGFVQIDSEKMSKSLGNFKTIRDILEYCLPEVLRYFLLTRHYRSPIDFNFMAIDEAEKNVKKIYETLKAISLLLAEDAKADAKSSAVKLPESFTKELKELDDAYWAALDDDLNTAAALGHVFGIVHLSNRLLEDKKLSGTVEARALLKDIQAKFVEYSKVLGLFDEDPISFLNQLKLFRLQKKNLKVEQIEELMNKRLTARQNKDFALADSLRKELEDLGLEIRDTASGAGWDVV; from the coding sequence ATGCAAATATACAATAGTATGACTCGTAAAAAAGAAACTTTTGTACCGGTTAGAGAAGGTAAAGTCAGCATGTATGCGTGTGGAATCACCGCTTATGATTTGTGTCATATTGGTCATGCTCGCTCTGCTATCGTGTTTGATGTCTTGGCTCGTTATTTGCGTCATTTAAAATATGACCTTACTTTTGTGCGTAATTTTACTGATGTTGATGATAAAATTATTAATCGAGCCAATGAGTTAGGTGTTGACAGTAAAGAGATCGCCGAAAAATATATGCACACCTTTCATGAAGATATGGACAGATTAAAAGTTCAACGTGCTGATATTGAGCCAAAAGCTACTGAAAATATTAACGAAATGATTAAAATAAACGAAAAGTTGATTGCAGACGGCAATGCTTATGCGACTGCTTCCGGTGATGTTTATTTTAGAGTGCGTAAGTTTGCCGAATACGGAAAGTTGTCGGGGCGTAGTGTTGATGATTTACGTTCAGGGGCGAGAGTTCAGCCGGGCGAAGAAAAAGAAGACCCGCTTGATTTTGCACTTTGGAAGGCGGCTAAACCCGGCGAGCCATATTGGGACAGCCCTTGGGGAAAAGGTCGCCCGGGTTGGCATATTGAATGTTCAGCGATGAGCGAGCGTTATTTGCCCTTACCTTTAGACATTCATGGTGGCGGTCAGGACTTGATATTTCCGCACCATGAAAATGAAATAGCTCAAACCGAAGCTTGTTTTGGCAAGAATTTTTGTAACTATTGGGTGCATAACGGTTTTGTCCAGATTGATTCTGAAAAAATGTCAAAATCTTTAGGCAATTTCAAAACTATTCGTGATATTTTGGAATATTGCCTGCCTGAAGTGTTGCGTTATTTCCTTTTAACTCGTCATTATCGTAGTCCTATTGACTTTAACTTTATGGCGATTGATGAAGCTGAAAAAAATGTTAAAAAGATTTATGAAACGCTAAAGGCAATCAGCTTGTTATTGGCGGAAGACGCAAAGGCCGATGCCAAAAGTTCAGCAGTTAAGCTACCTGAATCATTCACAAAAGAGCTTAAAGAACTAGACGATGCTTATTGGGCGGCTTTAGACGACGATTTAAACACAGCCGCCGCTTTGGGGCATGTTTTTGGCATTGTGCATTTAAGCAATCGCCTACTTGAAGATAAAAAATTATCCGGAACTGTTGAAGCAAGAGCGTTGTTAAAAGATATTCAAGCGAAATTCGTAGAATATTCCAAAGTGCTTGGTTTGTTTGATGAAGATCCGATTAGCTTTTTAAATCAGCTTAAACTTTTTAGATTACAAAAGAAAAATCTAAAGGTTGAACAGATTGAAGAACTAATGAACAAACGCCTCACCGCTCGCCAAAACAAAGACTTCGCCTTAGCCGATAGCCTGCGTAAGGAATTAGAAGACCTTGGTTTAGAAATTAGAGATACCGCAAGTGGTGCGGGGTGGGATGTGGTTTAG